Below is a genomic region from Parcubacteria group bacterium CG10_big_fil_rev_8_21_14_0_10_36_14.
TAATTATGAAATCAAATTGGATAGCTTTGGAAAAATATGAGGAGGGCTTTGGAAAGGACTGGGGATATAGTCCGATAATTTTGCAATTACTTTGGAATTTAAATATAAAAGGTCCGGAACATGCCGAGGCTTTTTTAAATCCGGATTATACACAATTGAACGACCCTTTTCTTTTTCCACAAATGAAAGTTGCCATAGAACGCATACTTCAAGCAAAAGAAAAGTCTGAGAAAATATTTATTTACGGAGATTATGATGCGGACGGAGTTCCTGGCGCGATTATTTTGGATACTGTTTGTAAAGCTTTTGGAATAATTACAGAAATTTATATTCCGCATCGGGAGACAGAAGGTTATGGTTTAAATAATGGAGCAATTGATTATATTGAAAAGCAAAACGGAAAGCTTATTATTACTTGTGATTGCGGGATAAGTAATGCCGAAGAAACTTTATATGCCAAAGAAAAAAGAATCGACGTGATTATTACAGATCATCACACTTTGCCAGAGGCTCTGCCAGAGGCATACGCCATTATTCATCCGGAAGTTGGCAACTATCCCTTTAAATTATTATCAGGCGGTGGTGTGGCGTTTAAGCTGGCACAAGGACTGTTGAAAAGCGAAGAAAAATTAACATCAACCGATTCCAAAGAAGCAATAGAAAAATGGTTGCTGGATTTGGTGGCGATTTCTACAGTTGGAGATATGATGCCATTAATAGATGAAAATCGTGTTTTGGTTTATTATGGATTGAAAGTTTTAAATCAGACAAAACGTTTGGGGCTTAGGAAGCTAATAGAGGTGGCTGGAAATAATTTTGGGTCTTTGGACACATATTCAATCGGTTTTCGTATTGCGCCAAGAATAAATGCTGCCGGACGCTTAGACCATGCTAATGCCGCAGTAAATCTTTTACTTTCTGAAGACGAAAAAGAAGCAATAAAAATGGCGGAAAGCTTGAATGCGACAAATAACGAACGTCAACGTTTGACTGATATTATTGTAAAAGAAGCAAAATTTCAGATTGTGGAAGAGGGACAGGAAAAACATTATTGCCTCGTATCTTTTAAAGAGGGTTGGCATCTCGGTCTTTTGGGTCTTGCGGCAGGAAAAATTTCTCAAGAGTTTAATCGTCCGGTTATCCTTTTGACAGAAATTCAAGGAATGGTAAAAGGTTCGGTTCGTGGGATAGAACATTTTAATGTAATAAAAGCGCTTCAAAAAATTGGCGATTTGTTCCTAAAGTTTGGCGGACATCCGGCCGCTGCCGGACTAACTTTGAAAAATAAATCGGTTTTGCCGGAGTTTAAGGAAAAAATGGAAGAATTGGCGAAAGATGATTTACAGGATAAAGAGCTGATAAGCATTTTAAATGTAGATGAGGTAGATATTGATGATTTAAATCTTGATTTGGCAAAAGAGATAAAAAGATTTGAACCTTTTGGTCATAAAAATCCGCGTCCAATTTTTTGTTCACGGGGGATAGAGGTTTGTGGGGCGGACACTATTGGAAATGGAGAAAAGCATTTGCGTCTTATGGTAAAAGGGCAAGGTATAGCAAAATACAAAATGATTGGTTTTTGTTTTGGTCAGTTTTGTGAGGCTTTGCCAAAAATTGGAGAAAAATATGATATAGTATATGAAATAGGGATAAACGAATGGAATGGTAGAGAAGATTTGCAGTTAAAAATTATAGATATGAAAAAAATATGAAATTAACAATTTTTACAGATGGGGGAGCAAGAGGAAATCCCGGACCAGCCGGAATCGGTGTTGTGATTAAAGAAAACGGAAGAACAATAAAAGAATACGGAAAGTATATTGGCGAAACAACAAATAATCAAGCAGAATATCGCGCGCTAATTTCTGCATTGGAAACTGCGAAAGAAATGGGAGCTGAAGAAGTTAATATTTTTATGGATAGTGAGCTTATTGTAAAACAGGTAAAAGGTGAATATAAAGTAAAGCATCCAGGACTTGCGCCATTATTTTTGAAATTGCATAATTTGCGAATGGGATTTAAAAAGTTTTCTGTAGCTCACATAAGAAGAGAAAGAAATACAGAAGCCGACGCGCTGGTGAACAAAGCAATAGACGAGGTATTAAAAAATTAAAAAAAAGCGCGTACGCGCTTTTAAAGATCGTCCATATTTCTATAGAACATGGATTCGGTAATTCGGATGTGATGCTGTAGGGATTTGTATTCTATCGCATGATGAGATGCTATGGCTTTTTGAGATATTAACTGATCATAAAGAGCTTTAAGACCTGCCGGCACCTGTTCGTTTTCTTCCAGCTGTTGGAGCCAAAGCAATCTTTTTTCTAGCGTCTTATTTATTCTAACGATAGATATAAAACCCGCTAAACACGCTATGGAAGATATGGCAGAAAGAATAGCCCAAATAAAGCTCGCTTCCAAAAGGTAAATAGATACGATAGCCGCTGCTATAGAAATTGCGACTACAAGCCATTTGGTATTACGCCAATATTTCA
It encodes:
- a CDS encoding ribonuclease H: MKLTIFTDGGARGNPGPAGIGVVIKENGRTIKEYGKYIGETTNNQAEYRALISALETAKEMGAEEVNIFMDSELIVKQVKGEYKVKHPGLAPLFLKLHNLRMGFKKFSVAHIRRERNTEADALVNKAIDEVLKN
- the recJ gene encoding single-stranded-DNA-specific exonuclease RecJ, translating into MKSNWIALEKYEEGFGKDWGYSPIILQLLWNLNIKGPEHAEAFLNPDYTQLNDPFLFPQMKVAIERILQAKEKSEKIFIYGDYDADGVPGAIILDTVCKAFGIITEIYIPHRETEGYGLNNGAIDYIEKQNGKLIITCDCGISNAEETLYAKEKRIDVIITDHHTLPEALPEAYAIIHPEVGNYPFKLLSGGGVAFKLAQGLLKSEEKLTSTDSKEAIEKWLLDLVAISTVGDMMPLIDENRVLVYYGLKVLNQTKRLGLRKLIEVAGNNFGSLDTYSIGFRIAPRINAAGRLDHANAAVNLLLSEDEKEAIKMAESLNATNNERQRLTDIIVKEAKFQIVEEGQEKHYCLVSFKEGWHLGLLGLAAGKISQEFNRPVILLTEIQGMVKGSVRGIEHFNVIKALQKIGDLFLKFGGHPAAAGLTLKNKSVLPEFKEKMEELAKDDLQDKELISILNVDEVDIDDLNLDLAKEIKRFEPFGHKNPRPIFCSRGIEVCGADTIGNGEKHLRLMVKGQGIAKYKMIGFCFGQFCEALPKIGEKYDIVYEIGINEWNGREDLQLKIIDMKKI